In Paraburkholderia sprentiae WSM5005, a genomic segment contains:
- a CDS encoding ROK family transcriptional regulator, translating into MDPSSTSTRSPVKRTVGSNQVGMRQFNERIVLQTIRLHGPLPKAEVGRLTRLSMQTVSMIVDRLIVDGLLEKQARVRGRIGQPSVPIALCGDGAYTIGVKVGRRSLDVLAMDFAGRIVCRDVFEYAYPDPRTLFPALEHKLSRVNEMLGAKAGKLVGVGVAAPLWLGGWRDFLGAPPDALDAWNDIDLRARIATMTGLPVEFAKDTTAACAAELVMGQGRGIHNFLYLFVGTFIGGGLVIDGRLHGGPHDNAGAVGSIPLREGGARKPARQLLHAASGFVLEQLFSDAGAPAAAAHDHRALSPELWRHTEQWLDGACPAIANALTNAAALLDLEAVVIDGEFDRLLLREIIRRTERVLDRFEWEGMVRPQLLEGAIGADARAMGGAILPLYAHFAPVHELFLKPAASEAGYDER; encoded by the coding sequence ATGGACCCTTCCAGCACCAGCACGCGTTCGCCGGTCAAACGCACGGTCGGTTCGAATCAGGTCGGCATGCGGCAATTCAACGAGCGCATCGTGCTGCAAACGATCCGCCTGCATGGACCACTGCCGAAGGCCGAGGTCGGCCGCCTCACGCGTCTTTCGATGCAGACGGTGTCGATGATCGTCGACCGGCTGATCGTCGACGGCCTGCTCGAAAAACAGGCGCGCGTGCGCGGGCGCATCGGCCAGCCGTCGGTGCCGATCGCGTTGTGCGGGGACGGCGCCTACACGATCGGCGTCAAGGTCGGACGCCGCAGTCTCGACGTGCTCGCGATGGACTTCGCCGGGCGCATCGTGTGCCGCGACGTGTTCGAGTATGCGTATCCCGATCCGCGTACGCTGTTCCCCGCGCTCGAACACAAACTCTCGCGCGTGAACGAGATGCTCGGCGCGAAGGCCGGCAAGCTGGTCGGCGTGGGCGTCGCGGCGCCGTTGTGGCTCGGTGGCTGGCGCGATTTTCTCGGCGCGCCGCCCGACGCGCTCGACGCCTGGAACGACATCGATCTGCGCGCGCGCATCGCGACGATGACCGGCCTACCCGTCGAGTTCGCGAAAGACACCACGGCCGCATGCGCGGCCGAGCTCGTGATGGGCCAGGGCCGCGGCATCCACAACTTCCTGTATCTGTTCGTCGGCACGTTCATCGGCGGGGGTCTGGTGATCGACGGCCGTCTGCATGGGGGCCCGCACGACAATGCGGGCGCGGTCGGTTCGATCCCGCTGCGCGAAGGCGGCGCACGCAAACCCGCGCGGCAGTTGCTGCACGCGGCGTCGGGCTTCGTGCTCGAACAACTGTTCAGCGATGCGGGCGCGCCGGCCGCCGCGGCGCACGATCATCGCGCGCTATCGCCCGAGTTATGGCGGCATACCGAGCAATGGCTCGACGGCGCGTGCCCGGCGATCGCGAACGCGCTAACCAATGCGGCCGCGTTGCTCGATCTCGAAGCGGTCGTGATCGACGGCGAGTTCGACCGGCTATTGCTGCGCGAGATCATTCGCCGCACCGAGCGCGTGCTCGATCGTTTCGAATGGGAAGGCATGGTGCGGCCGCAATTGCTCGAAGGTGCGATCGGCGCCGACGCGCGCGCGATGGGTGGCGCGATTCTGCCGCTGTATGCGCATTTCGCGCCGGTCCATGAACTGTTTCTGAAGCCGGCGGCGTCGGAGGCGGGTTACGACGAGCGGTGA
- a CDS encoding ATP-binding cassette domain-containing protein, which yields MSASTSASPAMPVLQARGLIKRYGNVTALDGCDFEVLPGEILAVIGDNGAGKSSLIKALSGATVPDQGEILLDGKPVKFRSPLDARAQGIETVYQELAVAPAMSIAENLFLARELLKPGWRGSLFKMIDKRRMLEEATTAMKDLQIGIRSMRQAVETLSGGQRQGVAVARSAAFARHVVILDEPTAALGVKEGNMVLELIRRVRERGLPVILISHNMPHVFEVADRIHIQRLGRRAALVNTKDVHMSEAVAIMTGAKEADVKAIA from the coding sequence ATCTCCGCTTCTACCTCCGCCTCCCCCGCCATGCCGGTTCTGCAGGCACGCGGACTCATCAAACGTTACGGCAACGTGACCGCGCTCGACGGTTGCGATTTCGAAGTGCTGCCCGGCGAGATCCTCGCGGTGATCGGCGACAACGGCGCGGGCAAATCGTCGCTGATCAAGGCGCTCTCGGGCGCCACGGTGCCCGACCAAGGCGAGATTCTGCTCGACGGCAAGCCGGTCAAGTTCCGCAGCCCACTCGATGCGCGCGCGCAAGGCATCGAAACCGTGTATCAGGAACTCGCCGTCGCGCCGGCCATGAGCATCGCCGAAAACCTGTTTCTCGCCCGCGAATTGCTGAAGCCCGGCTGGCGCGGTTCGCTCTTCAAGATGATCGACAAGCGCCGCATGCTCGAGGAAGCGACCACGGCCATGAAGGATCTGCAGATCGGCATCCGCTCGATGCGCCAGGCGGTCGAGACGCTCTCCGGCGGCCAGCGCCAAGGCGTCGCCGTCGCGCGCAGCGCGGCGTTCGCGCGCCACGTGGTGATTCTCGACGAACCCACCGCCGCGCTCGGCGTGAAGGAAGGCAACATGGTGCTCGAACTGATCCGGCGCGTGCGCGAGCGCGGCCTGCCCGTCATTCTGATCAGCCACAACATGCCGCACGTGTTCGAGGTCGCGGACCGCATCCATATCCAGCGGCTTGGCCGGCGCGCGGCGCTCGTCAATACGAAGGACGTGCATATGTCGGAAGCGGTCGCGATCATGACCGGCGCGAAGGAAGCGGACGTCAAGGCGATCGCATGA
- a CDS encoding ABC transporter permease, with amino-acid sequence MSTPSAPAGRPRPSFTEHLPSLSEIGPLIALVLACAFFISQSSRFLSFQNLSLILQQTMVVAVIAIGQTLIVLTGGIDLSCGMVMAFGSIIMTKFAVVLGVPPVLAILCGVAGSTLFGLLNGVLITRIKLPAFIVTLGTLNIAFALTQIYSNAESVSNLPDAIMFFGNTFRLGPAEVTYGTVLTLLMYLATWFVLRDTVPGRHLYALGNNAEAARLMGLSSQRILLTVYTLAGAIYGIAALLSVARTGVGDPQAGQTENLDSITAVVLGGTSLFGGRGSIVGTLLGALIVGVFRNGLTLIGVSSVYQVLITGILVILAVAADKLSHRGR; translated from the coding sequence ATGTCGACTCCCTCCGCGCCCGCCGGACGGCCGCGCCCGTCTTTCACCGAACATCTGCCGTCGCTTTCCGAGATCGGACCGCTGATCGCGCTGGTACTGGCCTGCGCATTCTTTATCTCGCAGAGCAGCCGCTTTCTATCGTTCCAGAACCTGTCGCTGATCCTGCAACAGACGATGGTCGTCGCGGTCATCGCGATCGGCCAGACCCTGATCGTGCTGACCGGTGGCATCGATTTGTCTTGCGGCATGGTGATGGCCTTCGGCTCGATCATCATGACCAAGTTCGCGGTCGTGCTTGGCGTACCACCCGTACTCGCGATTCTGTGCGGCGTCGCCGGGAGCACGTTGTTCGGTCTGCTGAACGGTGTGCTGATCACGCGCATCAAGCTGCCCGCGTTCATCGTCACGCTCGGCACGCTGAATATCGCGTTCGCGCTCACGCAGATCTACTCGAACGCGGAAAGCGTGTCGAACCTGCCCGACGCGATCATGTTCTTCGGCAACACGTTCAGGCTCGGACCGGCGGAAGTCACGTACGGCACCGTGCTGACGCTGCTGATGTATCTGGCCACGTGGTTCGTGCTGCGCGACACGGTACCGGGCCGCCATCTGTACGCGCTCGGCAACAACGCCGAGGCCGCGCGGCTGATGGGCTTGTCCTCGCAGCGGATTCTGCTGACCGTCTACACGCTCGCCGGCGCGATCTATGGCATCGCCGCGCTGCTGTCGGTGGCACGCACCGGCGTCGGTGATCCGCAGGCCGGCCAGACCGAGAACCTCGACAGCATCACCGCGGTCGTGCTCGGCGGCACGAGTCTGTTCGGCGGACGCGGATCGATCGTCGGCACGTTGCTTGGGGCGTTGATCGTCGGCGTATTCCGCAACGGCCTGACGTTGATCGGTGTTTCTTCCGTGTATCAGGTATTGATCACCGGCATCCTCGTGATTCTCGCGGTCGCCGCCGATAAACTCTCGCACCGCGGCCGTTGA
- a CDS encoding sugar ABC transporter substrate-binding protein, producing MNLNSRRRPVARTIVSMCAAAAALWCASASQAADQPVIGLITKTDTNPFFVKMRQGADAAASKDGAKLITAAGKFDGDNASQVTAIENMMTAGAKAILITPSDTKAIVPSIKKARAAGVMVVALDTPTDPQDATDALFATDNFKAGVLIGKYAKAALNGKPAKIATLDLAPGVSVGVLRHNGFLEGFGVKEGDPSIVCSQDTRGDQAKGQTAMENCLQKAPGINVVYTINEPAAAGAYRALKAAGKDKDVMIVSIDGGCEGVRNVKAGAIAATSQQYPLKMAALGVTAGVEYAKTGKKVSGYQDTGVTLITDKPMSGIDSKDTKFGLDNCWGNK from the coding sequence ATGAATCTGAATTCCCGCAGGCGTCCTGTCGCCAGGACAATCGTATCGATGTGCGCCGCGGCAGCGGCGCTGTGGTGCGCGAGCGCGAGCCAGGCCGCCGACCAGCCCGTCATCGGCCTGATCACCAAGACCGATACGAACCCGTTCTTCGTCAAGATGCGCCAGGGCGCGGACGCGGCCGCGTCGAAAGACGGCGCCAAACTGATCACGGCCGCCGGCAAGTTCGACGGCGACAACGCGAGCCAGGTCACCGCGATCGAAAACATGATGACGGCCGGCGCGAAAGCGATCTTGATCACGCCGAGCGACACCAAGGCGATCGTGCCCAGCATCAAAAAGGCGCGCGCGGCCGGCGTGATGGTCGTCGCGCTCGATACGCCGACCGATCCGCAGGATGCGACCGACGCCCTGTTCGCCACCGACAACTTCAAGGCCGGCGTGCTGATCGGCAAATACGCGAAGGCCGCGCTGAACGGCAAGCCCGCGAAGATCGCAACGCTCGATCTCGCGCCGGGCGTGTCGGTCGGCGTGCTGCGTCACAACGGCTTCCTGGAAGGCTTCGGCGTCAAGGAAGGCGATCCGTCGATCGTCTGCAGCCAGGACACGCGCGGCGATCAGGCGAAAGGCCAGACGGCGATGGAAAACTGCCTGCAAAAAGCACCCGGCATCAACGTGGTCTACACGATCAACGAACCGGCCGCGGCCGGCGCGTATCGCGCGCTGAAGGCAGCGGGCAAGGACAAGGACGTGATGATCGTGTCGATCGACGGCGGTTGCGAAGGCGTGCGCAACGTGAAGGCCGGCGCGATCGCGGCGACCTCGCAGCAGTATCCGCTGAAGATGGCCGCGCTCGGCGTCACCGCCGGCGTCGAATACGCGAAAACCGGCAAGAAGGTTTCCGGCTATCAGGACACCGGCGTCACGTTGATCACCGACAAGCCGATGTCCGGCATCGACAGCAAGGACACCAAGTTCGGTCTCGACAACTGCTGGGGCAACAAGTAA
- a CDS encoding MFS transporter: MDVHGSQRRLGARGSLLAAAVVIGVLYAGSTMVTPLYPLYQRRFGLSELTITLVYATYVIGNLGALFLFGRVSDQVGRRSVSLVVLAAAIASTLCFLFATHAAWLFVARAVSGLAIGVGAATATAWIAELHPGADKAPASRLAAAVNLAGLAVGSLLTGLLAQFAPWPLRTVFAVYLLTLLLTAALTALACETVQARARSFAQVSFAPRIGVPAQLRVAFVVPAVTAFATFALLGFFAALLPNLIANSMHLHSPALSGALVAELFAASTITVIVTPTLTARTAMLAGLWLLPPSLGLLLWAQVVASIAVLIAATALCGIAAALGFRGSLQEINRLAPADQRAEMLSAYLLCCYTGNSLPAVGIALLSTRVGHLWANVAFAVVSAALAFIALAVGARQPRHAS; the protein is encoded by the coding sequence ATGGATGTGCATGGGTCGCAGCGACGGCTCGGCGCTCGCGGATCACTGCTCGCCGCCGCCGTGGTGATTGGCGTGCTGTACGCGGGCAGCACGATGGTCACGCCGCTCTATCCGCTGTATCAACGCCGGTTCGGCTTGTCCGAGCTGACCATCACGCTCGTGTACGCGACTTACGTGATCGGCAATCTCGGCGCGTTGTTTCTCTTCGGTCGCGTGTCCGACCAGGTCGGGCGCCGATCGGTCAGTCTGGTCGTGCTCGCAGCGGCGATCGCGAGCACGCTGTGCTTCCTGTTCGCCACCCATGCGGCGTGGCTGTTCGTCGCCCGCGCCGTGAGCGGTCTCGCGATCGGCGTCGGCGCCGCCACGGCAACCGCGTGGATCGCGGAATTGCACCCCGGCGCCGACAAGGCGCCCGCTAGCCGCCTTGCCGCGGCGGTCAATCTGGCCGGGCTCGCAGTGGGGTCGTTGCTGACCGGTCTGCTCGCGCAATTCGCGCCCTGGCCGTTGCGCACCGTGTTCGCCGTTTATCTGTTGACGCTTCTGCTTACCGCGGCGTTGACGGCGCTCGCGTGCGAAACGGTGCAGGCGCGCGCCCGGTCGTTTGCGCAGGTGTCGTTCGCGCCGCGCATCGGTGTGCCCGCGCAATTGCGCGTGGCATTCGTCGTGCCCGCGGTCACCGCATTCGCGACCTTCGCGCTGCTCGGCTTTTTCGCGGCGCTGTTGCCCAATCTGATCGCTAACAGCATGCATCTGCACAGCCCCGCGCTGAGCGGGGCGCTCGTCGCCGAACTGTTCGCCGCGAGCACGATCACGGTGATCGTCACGCCGACACTCACCGCCCGCACCGCGATGCTCGCCGGACTGTGGCTGCTGCCCCCGAGCCTCGGGTTGCTGCTGTGGGCGCAGGTGGTCGCGTCGATCGCGGTGTTGATCGCGGCGACGGCGCTGTGTGGCATCGCAGCCGCGCTCGGGTTTCGCGGCAGTCTGCAGGAGATCAACCGGCTCGCGCCCGCGGACCAACGCGCCGAAATGCTATCGGCGTATCTGCTGTGCTGCTACACCGGCAACTCGTTGCCGGCGGTCGGCATTGCGCTGCTGTCGACCCGGGTCGGACATTTGTGGGCGAACGTCGCGTTCGCGGTGGTCTCCGCGGCATTGGCCTTTATTGCGTTGGCGGTCGGTGCGCGCCAGCCGCGTCACGCGAGTTGA
- a CDS encoding LacI family DNA-binding transcriptional regulator, with translation MPTLSEVARHAGVTPATVSNVLRKRGRVGETTRQRVLDAVAALGYRPHLAARALAEGRAPTLALMVSSIANPFYPEFALAVERAARTSGHFVIICNTNEDPLSGRAYLDQIAGTLSEGVLVTNANLDFADLRNTEARGTPVVLCMWERPNEPPGLPCVAVDFRLAGKLAGEHLLELGHRRFGAIVGSKASGIHAARYEGFIDALRAAGVTKNRVRHAADTIHGGYLAARALLEADPQLSAIFATNDLPALGALHAAADLGLHVPQDLSVIGITDIQLARESRPALTTVAVPTVEVAGLAVALLRELIETSYGQAGRGAREVAARVPMRISSEPKLIVRASTAVPRSR, from the coding sequence ATGCCCACACTCAGCGAAGTCGCGCGTCATGCCGGCGTCACGCCAGCCACGGTGTCGAACGTGCTGCGCAAGCGCGGCCGGGTTGGCGAAACGACCCGGCAACGCGTGCTCGACGCGGTCGCGGCGCTCGGCTATCGGCCGCATCTTGCAGCGCGTGCGCTTGCCGAGGGCCGCGCGCCGACGCTTGCGCTGATGGTGTCGAGCATCGCCAATCCGTTCTATCCGGAGTTCGCGCTTGCGGTCGAACGTGCCGCGCGCACGAGCGGCCACTTCGTGATCATCTGCAATACCAACGAAGATCCACTGAGCGGCCGCGCGTACCTTGACCAGATCGCCGGCACCTTGTCCGAAGGCGTGCTCGTCACGAACGCGAATCTCGATTTCGCCGATCTGCGCAACACCGAAGCGCGTGGCACGCCGGTCGTGCTGTGCATGTGGGAGCGGCCCAACGAGCCGCCTGGGCTGCCGTGCGTCGCGGTCGATTTCCGGCTGGCCGGCAAATTGGCCGGCGAGCATCTGCTCGAACTCGGGCATCGGCGTTTTGGTGCGATCGTCGGCAGCAAGGCGTCGGGCATTCATGCGGCGCGCTACGAAGGTTTCATCGATGCGTTGCGCGCGGCCGGCGTGACGAAGAATCGCGTGCGGCACGCGGCCGACACGATCCACGGCGGCTACCTCGCGGCGCGCGCGCTGCTCGAAGCCGATCCGCAACTGAGCGCGATCTTCGCGACCAACGACTTGCCCGCGCTCGGCGCGCTGCACGCGGCCGCGGATCTGGGCCTTCACGTGCCGCAGGACCTGTCCGTGATCGGCATCACCGACATCCAGCTCGCGCGCGAGTCGCGCCCCGCGCTGACGACGGTGGCCGTGCCGACGGTCGAGGTCGCCGGACTTGCGGTGGCACTGTTGCGCGAGCTGATCGAGACGTCGTACGGGCAGGCGGGACGCGGCGCGCGGGAGGTGGCGGCGCGCGTGCCGATGCGAATTTCGTCCGAGCCCAAACTGATCGTCCGCGCGTCGACCGCCGTGCCGCGTTCGCGTTGA
- a CDS encoding ABC transporter ATP-binding protein produces MASISLRGVQKAYGDGAPVIRNVDLDIGENEFCVFLGPSGCGKSTLLRMIAGLEDVTDGDLSIGGSIVNDVPAAQRGVAMVFQSYALFPHMSVFENMAFGLKLAKTPKDEIERKVREAARVLQLEALLERKPKALSGGQRQRVAIGRAIVREPGVFLFDEPLSNLDATLRGQTRVEIARLHKQFAKASVVYVTHDQIEAMTLADKIVLLHSGKDTERYGSIAQIGAPLELYHRPRSRFVAGFIGSPRMNFLPGKVTSLDAQAVLITLDHTGENVRVPVSSAGLQPAQPVTLGVRPEHLEFVDASAATLAATAQDGVLARTVSLVEQLGEHSYVHLDQPGGAVLIAKAPGNTRLVPGDRASLRVSRTACHLFTEDGFAAASLESVEHYA; encoded by the coding sequence ATGGCGAGCATTTCGTTACGAGGCGTGCAGAAGGCGTATGGCGACGGTGCACCGGTGATTCGCAACGTCGATCTGGACATCGGGGAAAACGAGTTCTGCGTGTTTCTCGGTCCGTCGGGCTGCGGTAAGTCCACGCTGCTGCGCATGATCGCCGGGCTCGAGGATGTGACCGACGGCGACCTGTCGATCGGCGGGAGCATCGTCAACGACGTGCCGGCCGCGCAGCGCGGCGTCGCGATGGTGTTCCAGAGCTATGCGCTGTTTCCGCACATGAGCGTGTTCGAGAACATGGCGTTCGGCCTGAAGCTCGCGAAGACCCCCAAGGATGAAATCGAGCGCAAGGTGCGCGAAGCCGCGCGCGTCCTGCAACTCGAAGCGCTGCTCGAGCGCAAGCCGAAGGCGCTGTCGGGCGGGCAGCGGCAGCGCGTCGCGATCGGCCGCGCGATCGTTCGCGAGCCCGGCGTGTTTCTGTTCGACGAACCGCTGTCCAATCTCGACGCAACCTTGCGTGGGCAAACCCGCGTGGAAATCGCGCGTCTGCATAAGCAGTTTGCGAAGGCGAGCGTGGTCTACGTGACGCACGATCAGATCGAAGCGATGACGCTGGCCGACAAGATCGTGCTGCTGCATTCGGGCAAGGACACCGAGCGCTACGGCAGCATCGCGCAGATCGGCGCGCCGCTCGAGCTGTATCACCGGCCCAGGAGCCGCTTCGTAGCCGGCTTTATCGGCTCTCCGCGCATGAATTTCCTGCCGGGCAAGGTGACGTCTCTCGATGCGCAAGCTGTGCTCATCACGCTCGATCACACTGGCGAGAACGTGCGCGTGCCGGTGAGCAGCGCGGGATTACAGCCGGCGCAACCGGTCACGCTCGGCGTGCGTCCCGAGCATCTCGAGTTCGTCGATGCATCGGCAGCCACGCTCGCGGCGACCGCGCAAGACGGCGTGCTCGCGCGCACCGTGTCGCTCGTCGAGCAGCTCGGCGAGCACAGCTATGTTCACCTCGATCAACCGGGCGGCGCCGTGCTGATCGCCAAGGCGCCCGGCAACACGCGCCTGGTTCCCGGCGATCGCGCAAGCCTGCGCGTGTCGCGCACGGCCTGTCATCTGTTTACCGAGGACGGCTTCGCGGCCGCATCGCTCGAATCCGTCGAACATTACGCTTGA